GTAATTTGTAATCGAAACGTGATAGAAGTTTATGCAAGCAAACATAAGAAGGAACACGGGTGATTGacaaatcttttaaaaatgAGAGACACTCCCAGGGAAACAAATGGCATGAACTGCTAACTACTAAAAATGTATGAGATATACTATTAGTTGTCATAGTTGctctgaatttttttacctgTTCTTCTAACTGCACATGAAGCATGCTAAAATCAATTTCGTCATaagcattttcttctccatGGAAGAGGAGAAtatcaagaacaaaatatatcaaatcttccatctttgaaagaaaatcgaGTTCTTGCGGATTAAGTTTTAAAAATAACTCTATCACCCAATCTTGAACTTTTATGAACATTGTTGGGTTTCCATAGAGTTTCCTAGAGGGTAGGTTTTGGTGTAAAATTTCGTAGAACTTACTtttaaattttccaaaCAGCAAGCTATCGACAACTTCAGGGCTAAAAAATCCCTGAACCCCATTAAACCAACTACTCTCGATGTtattcaaaagtttttgcAATCTTTTATCTAGATCATACCTTGTGGTCCACCAAgactttctttcttctcttgtttTAATTTTGCTGGTAACCTCTACCGATGTGGTTTCATTACTTTTCTTGATGATCGAAAGCAGTTCTTTCGTAGCCTCTGGAAATGAGAAATGAACTTCATCGAGATCTCTCGCATTAGACCGTATCAACGGTAGTCTTAGATGTGTCCTTCTTTTGGCTTGAGGTTCTAATTTGGATAGAAGTAAATTTCCAGTTATGGAACAGAAATCTATGGTGATAACGTTGATATCCAGATTACTTTCCATTAGGTTCTTTTGAGCGGCAGTTACCACATCACTTTCTAAAGTGGCGGATATATTATTGGAGGTTATTAATGATGACACACGAAATTTTCTGTaatcttcattatcaatattattcaatGTTTTATCGAATAGCAAAGGCATGTGTCTTGGTAAATCAGCTAGAGAAAAATTAGTTATTAAACTCCCATCAGTGTTATTGATATTAGTGATGTTTGATAGAATAGTTAAAGTTAGTGAGAACAAGGAGGAAATTTTTGACAACTCATGATTTTCTAAAGTGTCCAGTTTCAGGCTCTCCAGAAGCtgcttcatcttttttagtttatCAATAGCGGCAATCCTATCAAACTTCTGTCTCATGTTTTTACCTTTAGGCGTCATGCTTGATGATCTTGGAGAATCGCAAAGCTTCAACCCTGTACTGTGCTTCGAAGGAGTTTTCAGAATAATACTGGGCATAGTATTAGAAATAGGAGGCAAAGAAGAGGGAATTCCAAGGGTAGATTCAAACAtgcctttgaaaaagggGTCCTCCTCCAATTGGTTCATAACTTTCCGCCACATATTGTTCGCTCTATTTATTACATTTTTCGGCTTATATTCAGGCAAACAAACGCTGTCGTTAATGTCCTCACCCATGTTGAGCCTCCACAAGTTTGGTAAGAATGTTTTTTCTAGCTGGTCACCGAAGTACAGTACCAATGACTGTTCCAATTTCACAAACTCCTTATTATCATACAAAAACATTGTTAAGCTTGTAATATCTGCCTCTGCgtcaagaaaatcaaatgcTTTATTAgcctttttcaaagttaaATTTTGAAGGCTGCTTTGCTCTGTAATCATATAGTATctgtgaagaaaatgaagacaCCTGTATACAATAATTGGCTCCCCTAATTCGGACAGAACTCTAGACAATTCCTTGCTGTAGAATTCACAATCTCTGGCAGAACCAATGCGTATGTATATCTTGataagttgaaaaaaactaaatgaCAGACTCTTTAACAATGCCAGTCTTGATCCCTGTGAtaatttgtttttctttttaagtAATGATAGGGATAAGTTTTGTGCCTTTCTACAATCTACCACAGCAGATATAAGTTTACCAGCCTTAATATTGAGTTTTGCGCTTCCATTAAAAATCCTAATATTTAAAAGTATAACTTTGATGTAAAGCGACATTGGTAGCTTGTGATCATTATTGATATCAAATAATTCAGGTCTCATAGCGGGCAGtgtttttccaaaatattcttgaaATGCTCTTAAATCAGACTCCCACAGGTGGATATTCATTAGAGAGTTTACATGCAATAGAGCTTGCTCTATTTTCGCGGTTGGTAAATTTACCGTTCTTTGtagttgattttttatCACAAGTGCATCACTGATCATATGTAAGCTCAGGTAAGCCTCCAGCAAATAATTGTTAGCATAAGGAATGATACCAAAGAAGTACTTTTCCTTTGATTTAATACAGAGAGAAAGTTTAATGGATAACTTatcaaaattgttgaaattcAAGTAGCAGAGTAGCATTTTAACGAAGTTCATCTCCAACGATGATATTTTATCGGTTAATTCATTCGATTTTTGCAGCCAGTTTATGTACAGCGTAGTTATCTTTGATAAATTCGTTGTTAGGTGTTTACTCATATCCAGGTTTAGCAAATAAACTATTCGGATTAAtagttcatttttattcagGAAATgtaatttatcaaatttttcgTTTAGGTGGGAGGGATCTAAATCAAACTTCCCCTTCAATGAACAAAATATCATCCTGGTTAATTGTGACCAATTTTCGGAAGGTATGTTTTCGATAGACGAACTTCCATATAGTATTGAAAGCATAATCTCTGAACAGTTCGAGAATTCTATAAACTTTGTAGTTTTTAGGCGTGTAAAGCAATGGATGAAGACATTTTgacaaaaatcaaaaacaaatgatAGAGAGTTATTTTGGAGCATGCAGTATACGTTAAACAAATAGGAAAATATCTCAAGCTTTTTCTGAGCACTCTGGGCACTAGATACAAACTTCTCAAATTTCAGTATAGTTCGATGGGCTGTTTTTGATTCATTATTAATTAAAACATTCTTGATTTCCAAACTGGCAgtcttcaacaaaaaacaatggttcttgaataaaacggaagcattgaaaaatatgttTATAACGTTCGACAGTCGTTTAGGCTCTCCAAAATCGATACATATTTCAGATAAAATTGTCAGAAGTTCGGATAATGAGTCAACGGCAGGTTCGTCGTCGACTGATTGGATATTTGAGTTGACATAAACGACAGTACGGTCAAATTGTCTTAGTATGTCCTTATTCTTATTCAAGCCTTCCAGACGAATAGTAGACCAAAGACACACCAAGTATTTTAAAGTGACAGATATAtgttcctttttattttgcaaaaaatcAGTTGCGCGTTCAAGTATcactttcaaatcatcGACGGATATACAGGACCAACAGAGGCGATTATCGCTCGTGTTACAGTACTCACTAAAGTACTTTTTAACTTTTATCATATTTTGCATCTCGGCGACTTCTTGATAACTTAAAAGGTCTAGAAGCATAATCTTATCCAGTCCATCGTATAACCTTGAATAGGACAAGTAGAAAGAATTtaagaatattttattaGATCCCATGTCGAGATAgtttttattcaaaagattgTTGCTAAAATCCTCGATGCTGATATTGCCGATGAAGCTTTTGAGAGGTAATTTGAACTGCTTGATATACTGTAAAAATTTAAGCCCAAATAAGACTTTACAACTTGTTGTGACAGCAAAAAAGCTCAGCACTATTTTTGTTAGAGCAGGCGTTTTTAGGTTATGATCTTTCAACAGGTACCTTTTATCGCGGGAAAAGAGTTCTAAAACATGCGGTAGATATTCTCTTACGAGCTTTCTCTTCAATATAAGCTGCAGCGTTAATATTTTCAGATTAGCAAGATAGTAGTCATTCCATGTACTGAAGTCGGTAAGGagaatattcttcaaattatGAACTTGGAATAAGTTTGTTTCGTTGTAAAGAAAGATTATCTCAGATGACGCTAATCCTAATGCGTTATTATTTATAAGCTTGACAATGATCATCAAGTGTTGTTTGACAGTGGATTTTATGTGATCCCACATGTGACGACTCTTCAGTAGGCAATATATCGAACTTAATGAATGATCAACAGTAGTGATATTCTCAGTGTTTAATTCTATATCACTGCTTGCGGTTTTTATAAATTCACGTATTATGTTATTATGCATTGCGAGCATGGCAACAGAGTTCGTTGACTTATCCCTAGATAACTCTGAGGTTAGTAATCTTGCTTGGTTGCCATGGTGTATTTTCGGCAGAGTCTCGTTTAATGAATAAGATTTCTTAGTCATCGGAGTGTTTGGGCTAATCTCATTTAGAGGTTCCTCCTGTTTTACCATCATTCTTCAATATATAATCACTTTGTGCCTagaatgataaaaattAGGCCAGTTTCAAAAACGTTGAGGTCAACTCAACTTTTGGTAATGCTTACAGTTagatagaaaagaaaaaatgctaTAGCCAGACGCTCCAGTGAAGCGTGTTGAAAGTAGGATGATTCCAATGTTGCTGACGCTAAAGTGTATCTATTTCTATATAACGAATAAACAAACTATAGTAGTCTTTCCGTCTTGAATCCGTAATGTTATGTGGATGGGCTTTGTATCCATGTACTTTGCTCTGGTTTGTTTACCTCTTTTCTGTAAGGACCCgtgaaatttgaaaagaaagaaaacaaaaacaaacacCAAAAATGagaacaacaaaaaacttgCAAGCAAATGCCATTAAAGAAACGATATTATAGGCTACTCTACGTGTATTAGTATTCATCATAGAATGAATTTAGAAACGCTGAAACAGGGGGCTCACAGTGATCAAATTCATAAGGTTTTAGTACAATTGGATACCGATCCTCATGAATCAGTGGATCTTGAAACCTCTATGGTTCTTATTAAGTTCGTACTTCCGGTATATCCATCACTGCCGGAAAGATCGAAGATGATATTGAGACAACTAATCTCTAAGTCGTTAACATTTCTATCTCAGCTCGTCACTTTCTCTAAAACAATAAGTGGGCGTGATGGATTAGAGGAGATAAACATATATCTAGATGTTTTGGAAGACGTTGTTAGTCTCGAACTGGGATGTTTAAATTCTCATTTAGAGGCAAGCAGAAATAGCAAACTAGACCGTGATAATGTCAAGGCTTTATTTTTCGGAAGTAAGCTATTTAATCTACTGGCTGGGCGAATTGATATAGCGAAGTATTTAGGATACCTTCGCCTTCAGTGgaagtttctttttgaaaacaataagaCAGTTAAGTTGAACCCGCCTGGCTTCCTAGGAGAATGGTTGGTAGCGACGTTTCTGCTCAACCCTACGCTTGCAACGGATATAATATTGGGTGAATTATTCTTGTTGGAAGAGTCatatttctcttcatttCAGAAGATAGTGTCAGCTAGTAGACCACTGGAGCAAAGAAGGCTTGTTGCTAAGTTTTTGTTACCATATATTCAAATTGGACTAAGCGTTGAAAACTCTAACGAAGTAAGGAAGATCCTGAGGCGATTTGATCTAGATAAAATCGTGTTTCTATCTGTATTATTTGATATACAGTCACTTCCCTTGAAGGAAATCATAGTTCGTCTAATGAGTAATCACTCTTCTATGAAATTTGTCAGTGCTTTAGTTAGTAAGTTTGCTGATTTTGCTGATGACGATGTGGATACGAAAACCTGTGAATTGCTTGTACTCTTTATAGTACACAATCTTAGTTCACCTCAGAAGGAACATATATCGCATGATGATCAGTTTTTAACTGCTGTGACCAAACATTTGGGTAGCAATGAACACGAAGCAAGGGAACGGGCAATGTTTATTGCTAAGCTTTTATCAAATGGTGATTTGAAGTATGAAagtgattttgaaatcagTATACCGAATTTGAAGTTCGATAGTAACAGTGAGAATGAAGCGATTAATTTCCAAACCTTACGAAATTCATCTATACTCAATATCCAACTGGGAGTTGGAAAGGACAGGATTACAGAGATTTCAAGCCATGTTCAAAGCCTTACGCTGGACTGTGATGATAgcgatgatgacgatgaagaaaatcatgTTAAGCGGATTGTATTCTTAAAAGATTTGATGAAAGAGTATGAACAAACTGGTGAAACTCGAAAAGCTCCACTACTGCCACTTCTAAAACAGACAGTGAAATTGGTACGGCAAAAGAAGGATTTTCCATTAGAGGTTGGTTATTACGCCCAGGCAATTTTGTCGAGTATTGCATGTCTGAATAATGAGTTCGATGAATCGCTCTTCGAGCAGTGGAGAATCAACGCTTTAGTAAGTGTATTGGTCATTCTGCCAAACAAGGTAACCGATGCTACAAATATTCTATTCAATTCAGAATTGTCATTACAGCAAAGAATGTCATTATTATCGGCCTTAGGGCTTTCTGCAAGGGAGTTAAGGGGATTTGACGATCCTACAACTATGAAACCTCAGTTCGATTTTCCTACTAATCGTTTACCGTGGGATAGCCAGAGTAACAACACTGGTAAGCTAGTTGAGGTTCAAGAATTGCCTAATATGATAAAGGAGACGAAAACAGTATGGAAATCTAAAAAACTCAGCAAAGaccaagaaaaggaaacgCACAATTGCTTCCAGAAACATGCCAGTATATTCTTCTACCCACTGGCACACGGATGGCTCAACGGAATTGACGTAGGTACATACAATCAACTCTTCAAGTCGCATTATTTAAAGACATTGCGTATTATATACTCTTGTGCCAATCCGGTCCATGATTTCGAATACATGACCGAATTGATGGACCGTGTAATTAGTTTGGCCATAGAAGAAGGAATTCCTCTTGATCAGAATTAGCAGCGTAGTTATGTGTGTTGATTCCTATTATGTATACTTAGGTAAATATAGTACATTTTTCTGTGCGTTATATTGTTAATTGCCTAACATATTATTCACCATGGTCGGCCGACTCTTGCAACTAGAAAAATAACTTAAATAAGAAAAGCCCTTAACAAAGTGGCTGGGAAAGGacaaaactttcaaaaaactgTGCATTCTTACGGCATTAACCCGCTAATCAAAGCATTAAAAGTACTTCAAAGTTGGAACAACGATATTTAAAGGATAAGGAATGTCATTCTTTGATTCCTTACGTCAAAAGGCTCCTTTCCTGGACAAATTGGCTGACAGTTTCACTCCGACATTAACCAGAGATGAGAAATTTAGATTGAAGTATAAACTTCCAGCAAGTGAAAAAATTCTGGATGATACAAATGCAGAAGTTTCATTTGCAACGTCTACCAAAGATGGTAAAGGGTATTTTAATAGGGTTAACAGTAAAGGGAGAAAAACCGCTTATGTATACTCTGGACGACTGTTTCTAACACCTCACTTCCTGGTATTCCGGGACGCATTCGATCATTCCTCGTGTATATTAATACTGAATATCTCTACTATCAAACGAGTTGAGAGATCGCCATCCGAATCGTATGAGTTTGCTCTTTTAGTAACATTATACACAGGAGCAAAAGTCTTGGTTCAATTTATCGGTATTCGTTACAGATCAGAACAATTTTGTAACAAATTAAAgctaaatttgaaagaaaatattccaaACACCAAAGACTTACCTGCTTTCCTAGAAACTTCATATTCAGAATTTTTGATTGCTAAAAATATACTAGGTAAAAAGGATATAATTGTACCCAGGGCTGGTCTTGGTCAGCATTTTAAGTATCCCGGAAACCCAACTATGGCGAAAGAGAAAGCCAAATTGAGATTGTGGTTTGATTATTTTAGGGAGAATGGAAGGAACCTGGCTACTGTACAAACTCCCATGTTCAGGAAACTAATTAGAATTGGTGTCCCCAATCGAATGAGAGGCGAAATTTGGGAGTTATGTTCAGGAGCAATGTATGTGCGCTATGCAAGTTCCGGGGAGTATGAAAAGATATTGCATGATAATGCTGGGAAAACGTCACAAGCTATTGATGAAATCGAAAAGGATTTAAAGAGATCACTGCCAGAGTATTCAGCATATCAAACTGAAGAAGGTATTCAAAGGTTGAGAAATGTTTTGACAGCATATTCATGGAAAAATCCTGATGTCGGATATTGTCAGGCCATGAATATAGTCGTTGCAGGATTTTTAATCTTCATGTCTGAAGAACAGGCGTTTTGGTGCCTATGTAATTTATGTGACATTTACGTTCCAggttattattcaaagacaATGTACGGCACACTATTAGACCAAAGAGTGTTCGAGTCCTTTGTAGAAGACCGTATGCCAGTTCTTTGGGAGTATATTGTCCAACATGATATTCAACTATCTGTGGTGTCTTTACCCTGGTTTTTGTCCTTGTTCTTCACTTCAATGCCTTTAGAATATGCTGTTAGAATAATggacattttcttcatgaACGGATCTATCACATTATTTCAAGTGGCATTGGCAGTTCTGAAGATAAATGCAGATGATATTTTACAAGCGGATGATGACGGGATGTTTATTGCCATCATTAAGCACTATTTCCAGACTCTAGGCCAAAGTGCGCATCCAGATTCAGGTGACATAAAGTATAGACAAATTacaaaatttcaagaattgTTAGTGACGGCTTTCAAGGAGTTTAGTGTCATCACTGAAGAATTGGCAATGCAGGCAAGACACAAATATGAAAAGGGCATTTTCCAAAACATTGAGACTTTCATGAAAAGAACGCAATTGCGTCACATGCCAAAAACTTTTAATCTTTCTAGTGGCAACTTGTCCAACATCTATGATATGTTTTACCAAAGTATAGAGACTTACAAAATAAGCATGGGAACCGGTTCATCTAATATGGGCTTTGAAGTATTCATTCAGTTTTTGAGTAAGTTTTGTGATTCGTGTAGGCCGtgtgaaaaagatgaagaccCAGCTTTCCGTAAgcaaaaaaggaattttttACAAAGGCTGTTTGACAATTGGGATTCTGCTCATATCGGTGAGTTGACATTGAATGATGTCGTAACAGGTTTGGATAAGCTGTTGACTGTTGATCTTTTGCAAGCCATAaactatttcttctctttataTGATACAGATGACGATGGTGAATTGCATAGAGAGGAAGTGCTGCAATTATCGGAAGGGCTATTGCTGCTTACGGAACCTTGGAAAAGTGGTAAATACGTGGATCTGTTAACTAAGAAGCGCATTGAAGACGATATCGCTGAGAGAATCATCAAGGAAAGCGGGGAAGAGATAATCACGATGAACCAGATCGAGTTACCAACAGGAGTTaccattgatgaagaaaaatataaagcTGAACAAGCAGAAAGATATCTAAAAGCTGCAAGcaactttcttcaaagatcTTTTGAATACGCTAAGGCGGTTGATCTCGCGGAAGAGGTAAATTTGATTGATCTGtctgatgatgaaggcGAGGAAAAGCGAACAGCAAAATTGAAACATCTGGAAAGCATAAAAGCAAACGCAGCCTTAGATCCTACTCATCCGAAGGTCATAGACCTACCAACTTTTAGGATGATTATCTTGGCAGATGAAACTTAcgaactttttttttctaatacTTTACGATCATCGATTCACGTCGACGAGCATGTCAGCAttaataacaaaaacaaagttCTTAGAAGTATGTTTGACGGTATATTAGCAGATGGTAAGAGGGTTGCTGAGCAGGTCCGTCGCCGCGTCGACTCTGTAGCAACCAGAAATAGTATCACTTCTACAGAAAGCACACCAATAGCCGCAGCAAGTTTGACAACtaccaaagaagaaaagtatgATGATCTAGATGACTTTACATCAGAGCATCAACCCGAGCATGAAGAACTCTTGCAAAGTTCTTGGTTTGAGATCGATGATGCTAACGAAACTAGTACTAAAGCCATCCAAGAGAGGTCTTTTGAACCTTTATCAGCAAGCCCATCGGAAGACAAGTCCAATCTTATTGAGTTTGAGGCATAACACTTTGTAGACCGATATTTTATCACCCAAAACTTCTATACATGATTATGTAAATGTTTAAAAAGATCTTCGTTAGGATTGGTGAAGATCTTCATATAACTTTTCTTGGTGCGGGTTCTCGGAGCGGAAATGCCTGAGCTCTAGTCTGGCTTGCACAATAAGCgatcaaataaaaaaggtgGCAATCACTATCCGGAAGGGTTCAGTATTTGAACTTGGCATACACATATATCAGAACTTTGATTTGTACTTACGTATAAATATGCTAGGTGCAAGCTCGGTTATGCTCGGTCTTCGACCCTCGTCAAGATTGTTCTTCCGCAACAACTTTTCGCTTTTAACATCAAGGACTTCGGTATCACATACAGGAAAACTCCAGCGTATAATGATACCAAAAAAAGTTCCAAATTTGGTAAGCTGTGGTATAGTCCTTCAACAAGTTATACcgaaaagatttttttcccAAACACCTACGATGAAGTCGAGGTGGAAGCCTATTTTCAACGAAGAGACTACCAACCGGTATGTGCGTTTGAACAGGTTTCAGCAGTACCAGCAACAGAGGAATGATGGTAGTTCACTAGGCTCTACGACTATACTGGGGCTTTCGCTGATGGTGGgaatttattttgtttcccCCTATTTGTTCGAGAACGTTCCACCTTTCACGTACTTTAAGGAGCATCCAAAGAATTTGGTCTACGCATTGTTAGGAATCAATGTTGCTGTATTTGGGCTATGGCAGCTACCTAAATGCTGGAAATTTTTACAGAAGTACATGCTATTGCAAAAGGATCATTTAATTAGCAAAATCTCCATAATCGGAAGTGCATTCTCCCATCAAGAATTCTGGCACTTAGGTATGAACATGCTGGCATTATGGTCCTTTGGTACTTCACTCTCAACGATGTTGGGCGCatctaattttttctccttaTACATGAATAGCGCCATTGCGGGGTCTCTGTTTTCGCTATGGTATCCAAAATTGGCACGTCTAGCTATTGTTGGACCCAGCTTGGGTGCTAGTGGGGCCTTATTTGGAGTCTTGGGTTGCTTTTCATATCTATTCCCCCATGCTAAAATACTACTGTTTGTTTTCCCAGTTCCGGGCGGGGCTTGGGTGGCATTCTTGGCTTCGGTAGCATGGAACGCAGCTGGTTGTGCATTGAGATGGGGATCATTTGACTATGCTGCACATCTAGGTGGTTCTATGATGGGCGTCTTGTATGGATGGTATATTAGTAAAGCTGTAGAGAAACAAAGACAACATCGTCTCCAGAGTGCTGGTAGATGGTTTTAATTACTTCATAAAGACACGTCCTCATTTGACCAATTGTAAATAATGTTATTACTTCTATGTATTTAATTTTACTTATGCAttccaaaaagaaaattcttgaCCTTGTCATGTTACGTGTACAAAATGCACTCTggtaaaatgaaaatattgaataAAGCGTTTTTATGGTGCCgctttgaagattttacTTTCTGTTTTTAAGCAATCCTTCCTTTAtaacaaaatatacatTTTTGGATTCCGCTGCAAGCCCTGTAGGTTTCCAAGATCCACTAAGTTCACCTAACTCCACATCCTGCGTTTGGTGTCTGATGCCTTCAAGAAGTCCTGCGTAGCTCAACTGCCTTGTTTTCCTTTGCATCAACCGAGCATTATATTCCTTCTTATGCTCTTCACCTTCCACAGGTATACTATGCAGTTTGTTGATGAACGATAACTGTTTGGCAAGTCGCATTTGAATCCCTTCAATATCCGCTCCTTCTAAGGGAAGACCTGATAATCGCAACAACTTTTTCACAGCTTTTACAGAAGGTAACTCAagcttttcttctttaacaCCTACACGCAAATATTCACGGACTGACCATACAGGCTGTGATaaataattctttattTGATCCATATTCTCAAATTTCTTACCGATCTTGGCTCCTCCCGTAGATGCTAATCGCTGACTGCCGGGGAGGATGTATCCACCTACTTTATATATTCCGCATAGTCGCCATCTGCCGTACATCATTCTGGGTTATGGCTG
The DNA window shown above is from Saccharomyces mikatae IFO 1815 strain IFO1815 genome assembly, chromosome: 6 and carries:
- the PCP1 gene encoding rhomboid protease PCP1 (similar to Saccharomyces cerevisiae PCP1 (YGR101W); ancestral locus Anc_3.445), whose protein sequence is MLGASSVMLGLRPSSRLFFRNNFSLLTSRTSVSHTGKLQRIMIPKKVPNLVSCGIVLQQVIPKRFFSQTPTMKSRWKPIFNEETTNRYVRLNRFQQYQQQRNDGSSLGSTTILGLSLMVGIYFVSPYLFENVPPFTYFKEHPKNLVYALLGINVAVFGLWQLPKCWKFLQKYMLLQKDHLISKISIIGSAFSHQEFWHLGMNMLALWSFGTSLSTMLGASNFFSLYMNSAIAGSLFSLWYPKLARLAIVGPSLGASGALFGVLGCFSYLFPHAKILLFVFPVPGGAWVAFLASVAWNAAGCALRWGSFDYAAHLGGSMMGVLYGWYISKAVEKQRQHRLQSAGRWF
- the GTF1 gene encoding glutamyl-tRNA(Gln) amidotransferase subunit F (similar to Saccharomyces cerevisiae GTF1 (YGR102C); ancestral locus Anc_3.446), which gives rise to MYGRWRLCGIYKVGGYILPGSQRLASTGGAKIGKKFENMDQIKNYLSQPVWSVREYLRVGVKEEKLELPSVKAVKKLLRLSGLPLEGADIEGIQMRLAKQLSFINKLHSIPVEGEEHKKEYNARLMQRKTRQLSYAGLLEGIRHQTQDVELGELSGSWKPTGLAAESKNVYFVIKEGLLKNRK